tctctgtgtaaaatgttcCGGTGTATTCATCTATGTGATcactgaactatccggtgagttgatcttcattattcagcacttgcagtcacctcttcaagaaatgctccagtgctataTTTtgatgtgcacaaaccaagcaccagacCTTTCAGTGGGTTAATCTTCAGTCTTTGTACTTGTATTCTTTTCTGCAGGAAATATTTCGTTACTATCTAGtgtagatcaccggactatccggtaagatCCTTAGCCTtatcccctttgtcagaaatgctccgatgaatTCAACACAtaaatcaccagactatccgatgagacTATCAGTCTCTGTGTATAATACTCTGATGAGTATAAACTCTAccgcaccggactatctagtaaGGTTAATTCTCTTTAAGATTTATTCAActtaatcaaactttatcccgactatAATGACTTCTTGATATATTACATCCATAAGACTTACTAATATacttaataaatatattagtctcaataattatattattattaattattaaaatgaCAATTATTGTTTAATAAGATTATGTTCGCTGCGTTCTGCCGGGTGGTCGGCTAGTGAAAATCAGGCATGAAGATGGGCGACGCAAAATTTCAGAGGGAGGAATGAAAAGGAGGTAGACGAAGGGAAACCATTTGACCATGCATGCAGGTCAAATCGACCTTATTACAACGATGGAACAAACTAGCTAAAACGAGCCATGCTGAGGACTAAAATGCACACGCTACTAGGTAGCTAGCGTTGCACATTGACGTACATGCTGCTGAGCTGAGGTGAccttgctagctagctagctagcaattACGCATCAGCCGCGAGCccctcgtcgccggcggcgtCGAGGCCTGAGACCCGGGAGTTGCGCGCGGCGCAGTTGAGGCGGATTTCCCCCGCGTTGCCGGTGAGCACATCCATCTGGCTCATCTTCACCATGGACCTGGAGAACTGGTCGAAGAAGGCGGCCTGGTTGAGCGAGAAGCGCGTGGCCATGCGCTTGGTGGCCGGGTGGTTCATGAGGCCCTGGTCCGACTTGAACAGCCCCTGCTTCGCGATCAGGTCGAAGTAGTACTTGTTGTCGAAGGCGTTGGGCGTCCGCACGTCCAGCACCTGCGTCACGGTGCCCTTGGGGTCGTTCGCGCACTTGGCGGCCAGCTTCTGCCTGAAGACCGGGTCGATGGTGTCGTCGGCGTTGGGCGGGAGGCGGTCGCTGAAGGACCCGCAGTGGCCGCGGCCGACGGTGTGCGCGCCGGAGAGCGCCACGAGGTCAGCCGTGTCGAGGCTGCGGTTCTTGAACGACTCGATGAGCGTGGGCACGTCGGAGAAGGGGGCCGGCAGGGTGCCGACCAGGTCGCGCGATGCCGGCGCGAACCCGTCGCGGCGCCCCAGCGGCACCTCGAAGAAGGGCCCTCCGGACTGCAtcgatcatgcatgcacatgcacatgcacgCGTTAGTTATTCGGCACGCACGTTTCAGTTGAACACACGCACGTACGGCATACATATAccgtactatatatatatatatatatatcagggCGTTGAGGAGCTGATCGAATACTTACGGCGACGACGGCGTCACGGGTTGCGAGCGTGGTgatgtcggcgcaggagaccTTGGGGCCGCAGGCGGAGTGGACGGCGGCGCGGATGTCGTCGATGAGCTTGAGCGCCTCGGGCCGTAGCGTCTGGTTCGGGAGCTCCGACTGCTCGCTGCTGGACCCGGACAGGAGGAGCGACGCGTCGCAGCCCTGAGCATGGAtaattggattggattggattggctcagattaataattaattagttaCGCGCTACGCAACTGCATGCATGGATAATTGCACGCACGCACGCCCGCCCGAATGGAATGGGACCGTACGTACCTGCGGGAAGCAATCATGGAAAAAGATGCGGATGAGGCCGGCGGCGATGCCGACGTCGCGGCGGAGTGCCTCGGTGACGTGCCACCGCACGATGCCCTCCACGGACGGGCACGACGCATCGTAGAAGCTCCAGGAGaggccggcggcgaggggctCGTTGACGGTCACTGTGGCCGACGAAAGGACGGCGCATAGTGAGGAGATGGCCAGGACGACGGCCGCTGCTCTGCTGCGGTTTGCCATTTTGCTTGCAACTGAGTAAGCAGAGCTCGAAGGATCGCTGCTGCCTGCTCGTGTGTGGCTGGCACGAGCAAACAAAGCTATCATCATCTCGTTATTTTATAGGCGGTTATCAGTCGTCGATCTCATCCACAAGTTGCAATTGCATAGGCTACTAAAGGTAAAGGTGGATGGATCAAGGCAAGGGTGCCTTTCGATCAATTCGTCGCTGGCTTAATTTCCTTGCAGCTTCCACATGCACTGCACCTACCTAATCACGGCCCTGCTCTAAATATCTCCAACTTGTACGTTTGTTAAAGAAAAAGCTGACCATTGTCGATCTCGAGCGGTTCCTTTTCTCTATCTATTGTTGTCCAAGCCGTGCTACATCTACGTGACGCTGCTCAATTACAAGGTCGATTGGTgcacttgcaagttgcaatatGTTAATCTTGCGGTGCATCCCGAGATGGCTACCGCAGTATGTACTCGATTAGAGTGGGTAGTAAAGGAGTTTTTTACTCAGTTTGAATTTTAGTCTAGATTTAGTATCCAAAACTAAATAGAGTAATTTTAACCGAAGGAGTTGTAATTTCATCTTATTAGACTATTGTTTTGTGTGGGTTGTATGTATCGGGTTTATATTTTAGATTATGTTTGTATGTATCATAGCTATACAGAGAtcgaaaataaatttttatgtgaTTGTAATAGTTTgatgtaaaataaaaattattaaagctccatttattaaaaaaatctaacgGAGCTGCACGCTCCactggttggaaagctactACTGTGAGACAGGGCGGAGATAGACAAGAGGGTCCGGCCCGGCGGCTTTGAAAGGCAGAAGAACAGAGCAATGGcgaattgtttttcttttcccccCGAAAATTCAGATCGACTGTTTTTTTTCGGATGATGCGGTGCGATGTCTGCCACTTGCAAGAGAGAACCCTAAATTTTCGCCGGACACGTGCTATTTATTGTGATCTACAACATGAATCCAGTCAGAAAGCCAGGGCATGGGTTCCTACGGACAAACGTCAATCTAACTCTTCTCTCCACAGAATTAttttttcatgcatgcatgtgcattcCATCGATCCACTGAAACCTAACCTGTACGATTTTTTAGGAAACTACTCCAGTCAACATTCACAGAAATTCTAGACCTCAGAATTGCTATTTTATTACAGAAGCTCGTGGAACGGCTTGTAGAAGCGTGTGCGATTCCCATGCGTGAAAATTGTTTCCGCAGCTTCGGATAAAAATTATGGTGTTTTGATCGGCGTATAAAGTAGGATGATGGTACGTATGAATCTCTGCACATCCGTCTGATTACACTTAATACGTctatatctattatcttaaattttaaaagtttttcaACCCTCCTCAAAGATAAATGTTGAGAAATCGATATTACTGTTTCTTACTGAGTCTCGAGTGTGGATAACAGCAGAGCACTCGATCCAAAAATCTTTCGACTGGATACTCGGAACATAGTCTCTTCTTATTCGATTATTTTGACTGCGAGTTCGATCAACCTTACTCGATCAGGTTTAGACTTGACGGTACTCGAATAGGTGCTTGTAGAAATACTCCCTATTGAGTAAAGTTAGGGAgttactgtcgaatatctaactatatagTATATACATAGAAGAagtacatcatatacagacGGCGTATGTCATGAGTATACTTAACAACTCTAGATATTATGGAACCGAATTCGTAGTACGTGATACGTTCGGAATCTGGAAGGTATATACTAGTAAGACCTTGATTGCTTATCCAACTtaagaagactagtatccatgACAAATCTATCTACTTAGACGATAAGGAAAATGACTCTCTATCGATTACGGTTGGATATGAGGTGGCACATTACCCCCATACAAGAAGGGGACACAGACCTTCCGGGGGAGGCTCTCTTTCTCTCAGCTATTGGAGGCAGGCATTAGGACCTTAACGTGGGAGGAACTCGACGACTTTAGCCAtaggttagactagatccgatctacttcTTGTAATAGGTTAACCACATTATCTGTACTtgagtgaatacatatacacAATCATCCATACAGGACATATGGCATTACTCCCACTGGAGGCCCAAACCTATATACATCGTATGTGTCTCGTTTCATGTTTGATCTTTGATCCATAAAGTTAACCCCATTATTTCTAGATGTATTATCAGAAACAAATTCTTGATAacatttatcaaaaaaaaaaaatctagcggAGCTGCACGCTCCACTAGTTGGTCCAGCCCGgtggctgtcggaggatgaactcctgtcgcagggatcccgagagacccctttttagagattcggccggggggatgatcctgaacgagcttgtctgggagaTAAAATgggagcggaaataaatgcagcggccggtgggagatgatcgtcctagtgcaagaaagatgggtgcaccgggttttagacaggttcgggccgcacgaaggcgtaacaccctactcctgtgtgagtgctatatcttttcttgaagggaattcttcaaggatgtatctggttacaggggtaagctgtttacagagagcttgagactctcgtgttctagcttggctcgagctggttcgagcgtgtgCGTTGTCGGGCTTTTTTTTCTGTGAATGTCTCCGTCTCTTATTCACGTATttttcatcctttccttttataggtgcgccgacctcgacttatcctgaatgggaaagagggggcgcccGTGCCAacgtgccacggagaaaggcgtcatcattccgcttcggcgaagtgacaggggcggtggaaaatggCGGCGtgtatccgaccacccgccactgtggaggtcccccaacgccattaagagggcccaccgggcagccgcagaggtgcccggtgcgcccaccctgtcttgtccttctgccggggcagggtggcaggcggagcgcttcgattctggcaacgttatcccgaggcacccgggtgaaacgggacgggacccgtgcattaaatggacccacgccccccggtcagagcatggcagggtctgacattggggcgtgggcagctgagaatgtcaggatgtcaggccgcgtgtgcctattaaatgcggcattcgcgTCTTTGAccggctgacaccccggcgaggggaccctttgggtcgtcgaacgatcttgcgcgaaccttcggggaactgactcctcgggggctgccacgtgcagcccccgagcaccctctcccgagcactccggtgagaccttcggggaaccgagtcctcgggggctgccacgtgcagccccgagcattctctcccgagcactggggtgaaatcttcggggaaccgagtcctcgggggctgccacgtgcagccctgagcactctctctcgagcactggggggaaatcttcggggaaccgagtcctcaggggctgccacgtgcagccccgagcactctctcccgagcactggggggaaatcttcggggaaccgagtcctcaggggctgccacgtgcagccccgagcactctctcccgagcactggggggaaatcttcggggaaccgagtcctcgggggctgccacatgcagccccgagcactctctcccgagcactggggggaaatcttcggggaaccgagtcctcgggggctgccacgtgcagccctgagcactctctcccgagcactggggggaaatcttcggggaaccgagtcctcgggggctgccacgtgcagccccgagcactctctcctgagcacttccttcccggtacttggacttcgcggatcatcggggaactagggtgctctggaaccagaggcggcggtcccgagcaccttctcccggaacttagcttctttttatctcgcagggcggacctcgcgggatggtgacgcgtggcggatggtcggctcggtctcgggacttagggacccctggttcctaatacaccgacagtagcccccgggtccattggtTAGGCGACAGGACAGAGACTGTgaatgggcccttcgttgcggccgaggctggcgcggacgccatgtggcaagctttcgagaggtggcccttgcggacccagacctcaagtacgcccccAAAGGGaaaaaatgagtggacgcgtgtccacacaacttccgaagggtatgatgaccatacgggcggcacgcgcggtcgccgcccagatcgaggaaaatacgcctggcagccgctgacatcgcgcgatcggcgggagattcgcctggcagttgcgtcgatcgaggcgacgcttcgccgagcgaaccgtttgggcggcagtttttgaactttgagatataaaagggggaaaggatcggtccgtccccctctttacgctttctcgcacctgtgctcttgccttccttgtgctccggagcccttaggaaattctcaggcgaccggagcattcttctttctctctctctctttccgccaccaaaacaccttccatccttgtcgagatgacgagggttggaggaggacgccgggacaaggcttcggacagtaTCCTGCCGGAGTCttgtctgaggaacgaggatgcggcggacaaaatcagaaaactgctggtgccggaggggcaagaaggtgctgtggtggtgaggccggcgagcctgacgccggcgacgaccgtccctaggcggatcgtcctcttcacctcctttgtggcggcggggttggtgccgccgttctccaccttcttcctgcaagtgctggagacgtacggtattcaactggtgcacctaagccccaactctgtggtggtgttggcgactttcgcgcatctctgcgaaatgttcgtaggggtgatgccgtcggcgacacTGCTTCgtcatttcttcgtccttcggccggtggggaagaagagggggcactccacggcggacgtcgcggggtgctgcaaccttcggctccgggatggcctgggggatcattacattccccaggtgctgcgcagcaagtgggaggagtggcgacgggactggttcttcgtcgacgtcgatcCCCAcaagcgcctcgagctgccggaggcggcggcggaacctcggcgatcgacgtgggaggcaccgccaccagaagacgcgaggctgaagccggtgttggagcgcatcctggagctgcgcgagtccgggctgacctccgtcatggtggtcgtggacttactgcgccgtcggctggcgcccttgcgagaacgggcccggccgagctggttctataccgggccggaggacatcaccaggacccagatcggcgcgagctgggatctggggcaggcggaactgcgggggatgacaagggtgatcaccggaacggaggatatGGGctggacggagctcccgtggccggagatggcgctctgcgccaaccccaaccgggtggccattatggcggggctgccggagttcgatgcccaggggcctgtggaccggccaagaagccggagtcccgaggcctccgaactccccgagctggaggagctacttggcgaggaggtcgctggcagctcggcgcgggctgacgaaggggtcgccgcaggcggcaACCGCCGTGTcagggagggcgccactgaaatcgtcgaggaggtggcgccgggagatcggggaaagcgtccccgggccctgatcctagtgccagactctccgccgtcgccaacggcagcggcggcattcccggtgctggagccacgcctggtgcggatggggcctgcgccggcgcccgcgacccgcatggcGGAAATCGAGACCCGCggggcggcacccgaggcccgcgcagaggttcagccgagcccccagcggaagaggcggcgggaggagtccggaccgacggcgccggacccggacatcaggctcccagcggccaaatggcagtatcggtgagtctcctttcttgcttttccatgggcatttctggcccgaactaagcttcggcgtttttcatttgtctcccgcaggccggccgcaggcgctactgcgacggagaaggcgcgggcgccgagaccagagccgagcccgcctgctgccccgacggaggcgggcaccggaaCGACGGAGGCGCCAACTGTCGTGGCGGCCCgcgggagagaggcggagatggcggccgagaggaggacggagcaaacgtccggatccttggcgccggcggaacctaccccggacgcggagagcccggggcggatgacggtggaggtggacgctTTGCTGGGGCcagcggacagggcggccgatgcgggaatgcggccgctgtccgagtcttcggcgccggcggagcctaccccgggcaggcagagcccggggcggatgacagtgcagggccctgcagagagctcggcccccctggaggcactctgcggagaagcctgggccccaccggcgcccggccagcccgccgaccctttcctggccgccattgaaggcgtccaagtagcggtcgggcggctgggcgcagcggtgaacgccaaggagggggagcttgaagccgagcgcgcccgcctggcgttggagaaggcgcagctggcgggcgcccaggaggaggcccgtgcggcggccgcgcgggagcagaagctcccagaagatatccgcgcggaagccgcgcgggaacaagaagttttgaagaccgcacgggcagaagccgcgcgggagcgagaagacgccacccgcctggctgaggcgtcgaggcagcaagctgccgaggcccttgccaggatggggtaggcgcaggagagggaggtagcagtcgcagcccgggagcaggcagcggaggagcggcaagccgagctgacccgccgggagggcgcggccgaaaagacgcgcgccgacctccagcgcagggaagacgacctccggaagatcagggaagagatccGCCGTTGGGTGGAGGACGTTTCCCtgcgggaggtggacaatgaaaTATCAGCGTCGGAGCTCGGTGTTCGGTAGGATTCAGTGACTcagcaggaggacgtgctggcccggccggagggcgagctgagtcaccgagaaggcgaactgagtcgtcgagagggcgaggctgacgcggcggcggcggccatggcgaccagggcggagcagaacgcaaagaacgaggcggaactgaccacCCGTGAACGcgctttatccgagatggtggccaagacgaagcaggctgccgcccccgcagcagttggcggttcttccggtccggtcggagaccagggacttgaggcgcagctgcgggccgccaaggagaagctcgagatcgcctttgtctcgcgggtcaacctagagcatatgctggaagacatactccgacggatgcggcgggccgtagagaagggtggtctcggacggctcgtcgaagacaagaagggcgacggccccgcacgacaagtgttggggctgcagcaggtctacgagcgcctcgaggccctgccttgggcagtccaggaacttgccgcccgggagggacgtggcttggcacatgcagtggccgagcacgtcctggcctgctaccgaagcagggacccaaacttcccgctggaaccagcgcgggagggagtggtcgaggctgagggagaggccgcccgggtagcggtccggagtaccgccgccatggtggcggccggctttaggcgagaggtgccaccgccgccagcccccggggacgactcagaggattcagtcgacgcctctgccgccgactagatcttttgtagccttttttcttttgttgtcttgataggagtgaacccttagaaaatgccttgtatatatcATGTGATTattaatggcagcttttccttgggctcacAACTCCAGTTTCTgtgagtgtttgatgtttcttctggtgttttgtccggaagtcccggggagtactcagtcgggccgttcctgaccttcccgtccccaagaatgaagttgtcctgatcgctgttgctggcgtagtcggccttcgagctctcgtgagtccgcatttgcctaagttaagaagcaaagaca
This genomic window from Phragmites australis chromosome 7, lpPhrAust1.1, whole genome shotgun sequence contains:
- the LOC133925319 gene encoding cationic peroxidase SPC4-like → MMIALFARASHTRAGSSDPSSSAYSVASKMANRSRAAAVVLAISSLCAVLSSATVTVNEPLAAGLSWSFYDASCPSVEGIVRWHVTEALRRDVGIAAGLIRIFFHDCFPQGCDASLLLSGSSSEQSELPNQTLRPEALKLIDDIRAAVHSACGPKVSCADITTLATRDAVVASGGPFFEVPLGRRDGFAPASRDLVGTLPAPFSDVPTLIESFKNRSLDTADLVALSGAHTVGRGHCGSFSDRLPPNADDTIDPVFRQKLAAKCANDPKGTVTQVLDVRTPNAFDNKYYFDLIAKQGLFKSDQGLMNHPATKRMATRFSLNQAAFFDQFSRSMVKMSQMDVLTGNAGEIRLNCAARNSRVSGLDAAGDEGLAADA